The sequence TACATTTCCATCTACGCCCTCGGCGTGGTCATTGGCGCCCCCTTGTTGGTGGTCTTGACCAGCAAAATGGCGCCCAAGAAAATCCTCATGCTGTTCATGCTGATGTTTACCATTTTTAACGGCCTCTTTGTATTCGCCCCAGACAACAACACGCTGTTACTGGCCCGATTTATGGCCGGCCTACCGCACGGTGCCTATTTTGGCGTCGGCGCCGTTGTTGCTAGCCAGCTCGCCAGCAAAGGCAAAGAAGCCCAGGCCATTGCCACTATGTTCACCGGCCTCACCCTGGCCAACCTCATCGGCGTACCCATAGGCACCTTCATCGGCCAACACTTTTCTTGGCGGGTGACGTTTTTCATCATCAGCCTGTTTGGCTTAGTGACGCTCTACGCCACCCATCGCTGGATCCCCAACCTGGCGCCAAAGTCCAATATGTCGATGCGCCATCAGCTATCCTTCTTTGCCCGTAAAGAAGCTTGGCTGCTGATCGCCATCATTTCCATCGGCACCGGCGGCCTCTTTGCCTGGATCAGCTACATCGCCCCACTCATGACTCAGGAAACCGGCATCAGCGAACGCCACGTGCCCTTTATCATGATTTTAGTTGGCCTAGGCATGCTTTTTGGCAATATTTTCGGCGGCCGCCTCG comes from Neisseriaceae bacterium CLB008 and encodes:
- a CDS encoding MFS transporter, which codes for MIKKSLLALTLGGLAIGMTEFTMMGLLEEFARDLNISIPSAGHYISIYALGVVIGAPLLVVLTSKMAPKKILMLFMLMFTIFNGLFVFAPDNNTLLLARFMAGLPHGAYFGVGAVVASQLASKGKEAQAIATMFTGLTLANLIGVPIGTFIGQHFSWRVTFFIISLFGLVTLYATHRWIPNLAPKSNMSMRHQLSFFARKEAWLLIAIISIGTGGLFAWISYIAPLMTQETGISERHVPFIMILVGLGMLFGNIFGGRLADRVAPTKAAIGAFISMAICLLLVYLSAGNVFLAYLMSFITGFGAFIISAPLQMMLIGNARGSETIAAATGQACFNIGNALGAFLGGLPMVFGLSFKAPSLVGMVMALCGAALSVWFLKMLARRPLVD